Within the uncultured Bacteroides sp. genome, the region GCTGGCAAGTTTCAAACTGGAACAAGTCTGCCATTGATTTTTATACAAGTCTGGGGGCTGAAATTGACAATGTAGAACAGAATTGTGATTTAATTTTTTAATTGAACATGCTTCAGTAATTCTCTTTATTTTCTATTTTATAATATATGATCCGTTCTTTACTGTTAAATTGTTTAACAATAAAGAACGGACTTTTTTATATTAATCAGTGCATATTCTCTCTGTTTTTAATAGTAAAATCAAGGTAAATAGCTTTATAATATTAAATATTAAAAAGTGTTTCAATAAGCTTTTTTTGGAAAAAAAAGTCAAGCGAATTTAAAATATATCTAATTTTGACCAATCAAACAAAAAAGTCAAATAGACTAAATATTATAATTGAAAGAAGAAAATGGCAGGTAGTACAAATAAGGGAGAGAGTCAGAGTAAAACAGAACAGATTATCAAAGTCGCCCAAAAGCGCTTCGGACAATATGGTTTTGAAAAAACGACAATGAATGAAATAGCTTCAGATCTCAATATGTGCAAAGGATCTTTATATTACTATTTTCCGGATAAAGAACACTTATATATTGCTGTGGCTAAGAAAGAACATGATTTCTTTGTTGAGTTGGTTCGTGAAAAAATGGCTACACTTACTGATGCCTCTGAAATGATCAGAGAATATGTGAATATCAGATTATCATATTGGGATAAATTACTTAACTTAAGCAGACTACGACATGATTATGCTCACGAATTACATTCTTTGATGCACGGCTTATGGGCAGAATTCAGAACTCAGGAAGAGGATATGATAACTAATATTCTGAATGTAGGTATAGCAAATGGGCAGTTTGAAGCTTGTAATGTAGATGAACATACAGAATTACTTCTTGATGCAATGAAAGGACTATCCATGTCAGCACTTAGGAATAAAGACATTTTCTATCTGGAGGCTCATGAATACGACAGGTTGCTTAGGATGATTAATTTGTTTGTAGAAATGTTTGTGAAATCATTAAGAAAATAAGAAATATAAAGGTATAATTAGTTTTTGTATTTATAAATCAATCTCTGAATAGCGTTAGTAACTAAGAGATTCATTTGATTAAAGAGGTATGAAGAAAGTAAAAAGTAAAAAGGGGATTAAAATGTATATCCCATTGATTGTAGTGACTGCAATTGTTTTAGCTGGTGGCTGGTATTGGTATAGTGAATATACCAAGTATGTTTCCACCGATGATGCGCATATTGATTCAGACAATTATGCGATTAGTTCTAAAATTCTGGGACGTATTAATCACATTTATTTTGAGGAAGGTGATACGGTTAGAAAAGGTGAGTTACTTGCTGAGCTTGACAGTACAGAGCTCCATGCACAGAAAATGCAGGCAATAGCCAATCTGGCTCAATCTGAAGCTGCACAGCTACAATCTGAGGCAAAACTAAACTATGATCAGGAAAATATTAAGGTATTTCAGGTTGGACTGTCAAAAGCTCAGGAAGATTATGCCCGCGCCAAGGAACAGTACAAAGGCGATGTAATTACGAAAGAGCAGTTTGATCATGCAAAGAAAGCCTGGGAAACAGCAAAAGCACAAATTGATGCGGCAAAGACACAACTATCTGTTTCTCGTGCGCAGGTTGGTTCTT harbors:
- a CDS encoding TetR/AcrR family transcriptional regulator, translating into MAGSTNKGESQSKTEQIIKVAQKRFGQYGFEKTTMNEIASDLNMCKGSLYYYFPDKEHLYIAVAKKEHDFFVELVREKMATLTDASEMIREYVNIRLSYWDKLLNLSRLRHDYAHELHSLMHGLWAEFRTQEEDMITNILNVGIANGQFEACNVDEHTELLLDAMKGLSMSALRNKDIFYLEAHEYDRLLRMINLFVEMFVKSLRK
- a CDS encoding HlyD family secretion protein; protein product: MKKVKSKKGIKMYIPLIVVTAIVLAGGWYWYSEYTKYVSTDDAHIDSDNYAISSKILGRINHIYFEEGDTVRKGELLAELDSTELHAQKMQAIANLAQSEAAQLQSEAKLNYDQENIKVFQVGLSKAQEDYARAKEQYKGDVITKEQFDHAKKAWETAKAQIDAAKTQLSVSRAQVGSSKAAIETTKAQIGVISTQLNNTHLYAPIDGIVAKKWLLDGDVSQAGQNILTVTNAKKLWVTVYLEETKMAGLHLNQKAKLEIDAYPGVKFTGRIIQLSSNTASQFSLIPPNNASGNFTKVTQRVPLKISIEGTEDNASLSKYKLLAGMSVVVKIIKG